CACACAgttaaagaaacaacaaaacaatttttaaatgttgtaactACAACATGATGGGAATGGGAATAAagataataatgataaaaatctCTCCTGAGGAGGATAATACCACCAAATAGGAAATTACTCCCCATttcaaaaaatatgtttgttaaATCTAATCTTAAATTGAATACTTTCTACTTCTAATCATGGTTTTTGTTATTAGGCATCCACCACAGAAAAGCTGCTCAAACTGGTCTGGAGCACATTTATCAACCATCTTAAACAGGTACTGTATAGAGTGTTGCAGTACACAAAATTTAACCAGACCACAgaaatttgaaacattttctattttgttatttttttccttattgTGTTGTAAACTGACCTCCTGCAGTAAGCTGAGCTTCTCAAGCTCCCACTGGTGGTCGAGGATGAGGCTGTCGCTGCGGGGTCTCCATCCTGCCAGGTTCTCCTCTCCTCGCACGTAGGCCACAGATGTGTCAAGCACACGCCTGCGACGACGCTGCATCCCTGATGGAGAGAATTAATAAAGAAGAGGATTTTAGTACATCAACATTCATCATTCAATGGCTTTTCCTCATtatcttatttttattactttcttcattGTAGACACGcagtgaagacatcaaaacaacGAAGGAAAGCTATATAGAAAAATGTaataactcaaaacatcttttatataatatatTCCTCAAAATATTTGCAGGGACAATTTGTTTAATTCATTCAAGGATCACCTGGACTTCCATTGTCTGCAATGTGGCAGAGAGTGACCTCATAAACCCCGGTGACACGATTACTGAGAGGAAGAAagtcaacatttaaaacatgagcGTCAGATACAGTAAATGAGACATTCCATTTAACCCTAGGGCAAATCCGACTGTTTATTTGTGGCTGTCTACCTCTCTGAGGGCCTGAGGCAGCCGGTGCTGAAGAAGTTCTTGATGGATCGGGAGGCAGGCAGCTTTGTGTCACGGGAGTAAAACACCACACAGAAATCTTTGGTGATAACTGTTGGCTGAGTGCAGTTCTCCATCTATAGGTGTAACATTATTAACAAACCATTAGGTAGAACAAAACAGGTATACAGTTGGAAAGCTACGAACATCCTGTCTGTCAATCAGTGAAATGGAGGCTAGCTACCTGAGCAGACAGCCTGACTAATTACCAAGCTAACATCAGCTTGTTATGTTTGTTCTTTGTGAAGAGCAGAAAAAGGTATAGTTAATGTTCTGCACAAAATGCATGCTTACCAGAAAAACCTCTACTAAATTTAGTGAGTGTTTACTCCATATTTTTGCaagcagtaagattaaaaaccaaaataacaataacCTGCATGGATAACATTAGTGTAACTGTAATaatcaatttattattttatctacaatataaataattcttcatttttgtttcaaatcTTTGTGTAATACACATAAGAATCTAATACCTGCAAACAATTAACTAAACCTATACTAGCATTTTCTGAATAGTTCACTCTATTATTGTACCTCCAGATAAGCTGAGAGAGTGATGTAGATCTTCTCCCCGTATGGAGTGACCCTGTTAAGAAGCAGAGAGTTGTGCATGGAGCTGTCCCATGCTGCCTCAAATCGATAGAAAGTTCTGCAGtgagaaaaatcaaacacataatttattggtattttaaacaaaaatgcaagcatgtcaatatattttgttaacaaaaacaatatttctaaagacatttaaaaaaaaacatccttatACCTATGATCAACTCCCAATGAAACGCTGccgttaaagaaaaaaaaaaaagagaaaatagaatataaattaaaaactgtttagcTTCAGCTGTTAAGAGTTAAACTCAGCCATTTTGGCAAATTAATAAAAGCTAATAGCTTCTATCAATACACATTGTTaagttgttaaataaataaataaaaagcccCCTgtctatgttaaaaaaaaaacggttaTTTAACATTAAAGTACTGATCAAAACCACTTGAAAAACCACCCCAAAGTCATACTTGTCATCATGTTTTGGCCAGAAGTATCCAGAGGAGAGAATGTTGAGGGATAGGATGTTGGGGTCTATGATGGTCTCGTCAGCCTCTGGTGTGTTACGAATACGACCTGTAATGACGAATCATGATGAGACTCGTTGCTTTTAAACTTCTTGTCCTGATTTCTGATTTGCTCATTGAAACCTTTTCCTATTAATTAACTTGAGCAGAGACGTTACTCACCAATAACCAGCTCCTTCACCTCCTTCCACTCAATATAATTTCCTGTTTCATGAGCAATGGTAACTCTGATCCTTCTCTGTATGCCCTGTCCAGTCAAAGGATGATGAAAGTGAAGGTAAGTGTGTCAATAGTGAAGGTCAACTTATAACTATAAACATGTAGTTGGAAACATGATCCTAAAATGTGAGGAAAGCGGTCAGACCTGATGTAAGAGGAAAGTCCCATGGCACGGCATCCCGCCTCTGTGGTCAACAACAGCTGGGATGTAGCTggaaacagacaaaacaaaatcaataaacTACATTTGAACACTTGCATTTACCAGTGAGTGATATATTTCTGCAAGATTCTTTAGCTGACCTCTTCAGTATTTAAGAGGCAGCATAAATAAACAGGACTCACTCTCCATTAGCTTCTAGCTCACAaatctcaaagaagaccatgaGGTCATATTTGGCATGACAAGGTCCAGCAGTGGAACGATTCAGCGTGCTGAGCTTTGTGGCCGGCACTAAAATGatcaacaataaataaaattaaaaaaaacacaaaaaaatgtaatttgaatTTCGTTATATCCCTTCATTTTCAATTTCATACCTGTATCGTATTTAAACCATTGCATAGCACCTAATGTTTTTGGTAGTTATGCCTTTTTATTAATTACGGGGACAAATTGTCATAACAACAATAGGTTTCTGTGTTAAATTTATTTAACAACTGTATACTATTTTCTAAAAAACTTTGTAATACATATACTTGCtatgaaatatgacagattGGGACTCCTGATCATGCCAAAACATCTCTGGTAGAGTATTTATAGGACTCACATTaccacatttccttacagtagaCACTTTAAATCATGGATTGTCAAAGCAGGGGAAGAACAACCCCTTGTGGATACAAATTACCTCATGGTTGGTTTGAAACCTCCCATGGTGGATGGCTTCTAGACTTGGAAGGAACAAATTGGCAAAGCGGAGGACATGACCTGTCCTGGGTAATTTTAACACACTAGTTTATTAGACTTGACACTACACTTGTCACGGGTAGGCTAAGTAATTCAGTAAAATTTGACATGAATGAGGGTTCCTTTACATACATTACTCTTCGTGATCTCACTTTTGGCAATGGTTCTAATATAAAAAATTACAACAATGGTTAATAACTAATAAAACAGTGCAAAAATCTGGAATGCTTACTTGAAGGAGGCCTATTGGGCActgttatttgttaaaaaaaatattttgttgaaagacagttcagattttgtaaaacatacctaaaaaaacacataaaactcaAATTCTTCAGTGAAATCTAATCCAattatacagaaaaataaaacccctTCCCACCCACCCCAGGAAAAAAGatctgtaaaaaatataaagaaagaaaGTGGATGAGCTCTTGATACAATTTAACATTTAAGCTGGAGGTAGCTTAAAAAATATTGGTTAGATATTTTTGCCAAAGGTTAcataagacttgagactgagaaAATGTTATCCTCTGCAAACAACTgtttataattaaaaaacatgttcatcTAGATAAATTAATGCTGTATTATATTCTCTTAATTTCTGCTAACCTGGTTTGGATAACGGCATCACCCGTGGAAACTGCCTCCTGGAGGGTCTCAGAGGactaaaagaaatcaaaataGTTGACAATCTATCacttaaatatgtttattcttTCAGAGATAGCACATATTTGTAATTTTAGAAGCGAAAGTCAAATTCCTTCCAGACCTGATCAAATCTTTGCATAATGGAGGGAAAGGCTGTTTCTGATAGTGTCCGAACACCTCGAATACAATGGGCTGAGTTTTAATGTACTCCAAGAAGGACTTGGTCACTTCCACCGTGATCTAACAGAGCAGACAGGCAGACAAATTCAAGTAGACCCTCCAAAACAGCCGCTAATTTGCAGAAGCACTAATTAGTCGTTTTTATGAGTCGTTGTCAGCTTACATTTTGTACATGATAAAATCCAAGTGGAGGCCCTCTGCCGGTGTTCTTCAGTGGCTCAGTCGAAAAAGCTTCATCGTGACGAtggatgaagctgaaaaagtgaatatttttataaaataaaagcagcctGTTAATTTATGTATTCCAAATTTAATATTGGAAAGTTTGTTCAGTCTGTGTGGCATTTTTTATATTATCAGTTGTTTAACAGCTATTAAAAAACTGTCAGCAGCATTCATAActgttctaaataaaaataaaaaaacaacattaaactcACTTAAACTGGCAGAAAATGTCGGCGTATTCTGCTGAGATGCTGGAGGCCTGAAGGACGGTGACTCTGAAGGTGAAAGTGCTGCCGATCTTCAAGTGGGACAGAGCGTTTTCTGGAGACAGCTCCAGAGGAAGGTCCAGACCAAGAGCTAAACTCTTCACAGGGCTCTGAGGAACCTCATGAGTGGCTGCATGGTGCAGAGATATAGACCTTTGAAGCTCAAAAGGTTAACCTTTAGTTTCACTCATGTCTAACTGGTGTTATTTATATACCTAGAATTATGGGGAAAACAAAGCTAGGAACACCAAAATGACTTCAGAGAACTAGTTATTTTAATGCCcactataataaaaatatagatAATATCTAGACTGGCAAAAATGTTAACAGTTTAGGAAGAATATTGGGACAAAATCTGCTGTCTGCTTACCTGCGCAGGTGTTGTTGTTGACTTCATCTGCCGAGATTCCTATCTCAACGTTTTGTCCTTCACCCTCCACAATTCTCAGCTCCTCCTGGGAGGTGTTGGAGTGTGACAAACCACCAGGGCACGACTCACTCTGAAACTAAAACAAGGTAAAATCACTGAGACgttatattttttcatattttgaacACTCAGGGACAAAAACATGCAGTTTCAGCTGTTATCTCATTTGTACTTGATGTAAAGGTCTCTTTTGAAGGACAAAATGAGAAACCATCCCAAATACCTTCTCAAATTGGTTGTCTTCAAAAGAGATCTTGGCCGTGCCTGACTGCCTCACTCCAGATCCATAATCAGGGGCCTCCTCATCAGCTTAAAGACAAAACAGACCACACGTTGTCACACCTGCATTTcacaattgttttaaaaaatgtcactAATGTTGCAGTAAAATGTTCTGTGTACCTGATATGGCCTGCACAGCCACTCTGAGGAAGCCTTTGACCTCTCCCTTCTCGCTTACAATGGCCACACGGTGCACCAGAGGCACCGGATACAGCAGGTTACTCAGGTACACAAAAGCCCTTCAGAGAGGAGTGATGACAGGTTTTTGGTTTTGCAAGCCTTTGAGTGAGAAAGGAAGGATAGGATTGTTTCTTGTAAGATAACCAACCTGCCAACCAGACGGAACCAAGGAAAGCGGTCGTAGAAGGGGTCGCCTCCCGTCAGGGCGTGGTCGCAGTCCTCCACCGCGCTGCTGGGCAGCTCTGCAGCTCGGTCATACATCTCTCTCATCAGGTCCAGCCTCTGCCtgcaaaaaacacaagaaatcaaCTTAATGGTcatttttggaaaacaaaaaagttgtTTAGTTTGATTAAAAGGTGACTTTATCTTCAGTAACAGTTAATGTTACAGATGAACAAAACCGAGAAATAATTGCCAAACTATTCTGATAAGTATATTTTTGGTACCTGAGCTTTTCCAGAGTCCAATAATGTGTGGCTCCATTCTTCTGATCCTGTACTTCGACGGCTACTATCGTTCGAGGGAAAGGTCGTCTCTCTCGTTCTTTAGCCACGCTGGGAGGCAGCAGGTCAGGAGGCAGCGGAGAGTAAAGAGTGTCTGTCAGCAGAACGAACTGGAACTGCACCTATaaacatacaaagaaattaACTCACAATTCAAATATTGTCCCATTTCACTTTTACTAACTTAGCAGCTGAGTTCACACTGCTTTATTTTGtgctcattcattcattcattttctaccgcttattccatagtgggtcacggggaagctggtgcctatttccagcagtctatgggtgagaggtggtgtacaccctggacaggttgccagtccatcgcagggcaacacacaaacaaccatgcacacactcattcatacacctaaggacaatttagagttaccaattaacctaacaggcacgtctttggactgtgggaggaagccggagtacctggtgagaacccacacatagatggggagaacatgcaaactccatgcagaaagatcccaggctgggaattgaacccaggaccttcttgctgcaaggcaacagtgctaccaactgcgccaccatgcagcccacggttttaaatgttctttttttgtcttctacAATTAATTAAAGGTTCTAgaaatttgaaatatttctatttttaattagACATGATTAACTGCATACCAGATTTCatagaaaacacagaaattgtCCTTTAATTTAGCACCAAACATAAAGCAGTTAAGCAGACTTCAATCTTAGCATCTTTACGTAGCCACAGTGTCAGCAGTGTTTTCATTCAGTTACACTGTGCAATGGGCATATAAATAAGCAACCATTTGGGTGCAACTGACTGAAGAGTCTTTTTAATGCTTGGGGTGCCCCCAGCTGTGCTACCCTGAGTGGTGAGCCATATTGTCCACTTTAAGAAATTTTACTGATGTGCAAAAACATTTCGATCAATCAAGACACTGAGAAgtttcaaaaaatgaaaaaaacatataacaccgttacaaaacataataaaaaactaaCCTTTTTCTTCAGTTCCACACTAATAGCATTTGCCTCTTTGAGGAAGATGGCATTGCCCCAGAGCAGATCCCTGAGGGAGGTGAACTGGTAGAACCGCCACTTTCTGAAAGCCCAGAGCGCCAGCTCAGTTTCACGCTTCGTCCACGGCACTGTTGATAAATGCAGGCAAAAAGTGGGTCAACTGTGACCAAAAACAGCCTTCCACTGGGGTGACTGTGTTGTAAGTCTAACTACAAACACAGCTTCACCTTCCTCCTCAggctcctcctcttcttcggGTGATTCCAGGTACCGAGAGTCTACTTGTTTCCGTAGGGCTTCCAGTTTACTCTCATAGTCCTGTAAGGAGccagaaaatgtgtttgttaaCGTTGACCTCATTATAACATTGAACCCTCAAAACAGTATCTGGAAACAGGAGGAACTGCATATGTTTGTTGATCAGAGTTTTTACCCACCAGCCTTTGCTGCTCAAGCAGGTTACTagcttcttctctttctttgcgGTATTGGTCCTCAAGCTCCTGAAGCCTTGAGGATTTAATTTCAGACAAAAacttgtgaaataaaatgtgatgATATGATACAAAGCACTCCactaaacaaacaacagaatGTTGTGGCAACAGATGGCCATTCAATCTCACCTCTGCTCCATCTCCTGCTTCATGTCGATGCCTTGTTTTTCGAGCAGCTCCCTCTGAGCGAAGGCCCAGTCCACAGGCTCCACCGGAGTCTCCGCACACGGCGTCCTCTCCCGCTCCAGACGAGCCTGCTCCGGGTCGTTGAAGCGAAACACGTGGCTCTTACCCATTATGATGCGGTTCCCTTAAAAAATCCATATGAATGTGTAAAATTTGTcaacatctaaaacaaattTACTACCATCTTTACAGAAGCTGCAGGATATCATCATTTAAAACGTTTAATCCCACCAGCAATTTTAATTCACGCAAGATAACAGGGATGACTTACTATCTAATCATTTTCCAGACCAGTCATTTCTTCCCTTTTACTTTTCTAGGCACAGTAgctgtgtttttaagcattttattaaCAACAATAATGACAATGATGACAGATTCTCACCAGATCGCAAAACGGTGGGCGAGGTCACTCGCTTTCCATTGACGTATGTCTCTGTCCCCTCACATGGCTCAAGGATGACACATCCTGGTCCAGAAGACAACTTATATCATCCATTTCAACCAAGtacttaaaatatttcttttttatttaagcaTTCCCACACAGAAATATCCTGTCTTTACCTTCTCCCTGCGGGCCAGTGGTGCTGCTAAAGGTGCAGTGCTCATCTTTAATGAAGTGGCCGCTGAGAACGATGTCTTGTCGAGTTTTGGCGTTTTCGCGACCAACCCTGACGGGACGTAATGTTAGGAAATTGTGAAAACTGCTACAAACAGAGCAAATTCAGTGTAAGAACAGAAATGCATAAAGTTTTACTTGGTAATGCCATCTTTGATGTAGTACAGCAGACACTCTGACATCAGTGGGTCCTCGTTGAGATTCACCAGATGAGGGGTCTGCAACACAGACACATTTGAGCTTTGCCAGGTTTCATGAATACATTTTGTTAGATGG
This genomic interval from Girardinichthys multiradiatus isolate DD_20200921_A chromosome 6, DD_fGirMul_XY1, whole genome shotgun sequence contains the following:
- the kif1ab gene encoding kinesin-like protein KIF1A isoform X4, whose translation is MAGASVKVAVRVRPFNSREIGKESKCIIQMSGNTTTILNPKQPKENKSFNFDYSYWSHTTPEDLNYASQMQVYKDIGEEMLLHAFEGYNVCIFAYGQTGAGKSYTMMGRQEKDQQGIIPLLCEDLFTKINGISNDNSMSYSVEVSYMEIYCERVRDLLNPKNKGNLRVREHPLLGPYVEDLSKLAVTSYNDIQDLMESGNKARTVAATNMNETSSRSHAVFNIIFTQKKHDMETENTSEKVSKISLVDLAGSERADSTGAKGTRLKEGANINKSLTTLGKVISALAELDSVPNKNKKKKKVESFIPYRDSVLTWLLRENLGGNSRTAMVAALSPADINYDETLSTLRYADRAKQIRCNAVINEDPNNRLVRELKDEVARLKDLLYAQGLGDIIETYRGTVPAITGLKLTNAMTGMSPSPSLSILSSRAGSISNLHDRIFSPASEEAIERLKETEKIIAELNETWEEKLRRTEAIRMEREALLAEMGVAMREDGGTVGVFSPKKTPHLVNLNEDPLMSECLLYYIKDGITKVGRENAKTRQDIVLSGHFIKDEHCTFSSTTGPQGEGCVILEPCEGTETYVNGKRVTSPTVLRSGNRIIMGKSHVFRFNDPEQARLERERTPCAETPVEPVDWAFAQRELLEKQGIDMKQEMEQRLQELEDQYRKEREEASNLLEQQRLDYESKLEALRKQVDSRYLESPEEEEEPEEEVPWTKRETELALWAFRKWRFYQFTSLRDLLWGNAIFLKEANAISVELKKKVQFQFVLLTDTLYSPLPPDLLPPSVAKERERRPFPRTIVAVEVQDQKNGATHYWTLEKLRQRLDLMREMYDRAAELPSSAVEDCDHALTGGDPFYDRFPWFRLVGRAFVYLSNLLYPVPLVHRVAIVSEKGEVKGFLRVAVQAISADEEAPDYGSGVRQSGTAKISFEDNQFEKFQSESCPGGLSHSNTSQEELRIVEGEGQNVEIGISADEVNNNTCAATHEVPQSPVKSLALGLDLPLELSPENALSHLKIGSTFTFRVTVLQASSISAEYADIFCQFNFIHRHDEAFSTEPLKNTGRGPPLGFYHVQNITVEVTKSFLEYIKTQPIVFEVFGHYQKQPFPPLCKDLISPLRPSRRQFPRVMPLSKPVPATKLSTLNRSTAGPCHAKYDLMVFFEICELEANGDYIPAVVDHRGGMPCHGTFLLHQGIQRRIRVTIAHETGNYIEWKEVKELVIGRIRNTPEADETIIDPNILSLNILSSGYFWPKHDDNVSLGVDHRTFYRFEAAWDSSMHNSLLLNRVTPYGEKIYITLSAYLEMENCTQPTVITKDFCVVFYSRDTKLPASRSIKNFFSTGCLRPSESNRVTGVYEVTLCHIADNGSPGMQRRRRRVLDTSVAYVRGEENLAGWRPRSDSLILDHQWELEKLSLLQEVEKTRHYLLLREKLEATLQAGQDALYKSSDICDFAKSPVLSCSPSSSPAPESPNQRQRELAAKCLRLLMHTFNREYSQVSSSASESKLSEMSVALMRDSSSSGLSTLTPSSTCPSLVDGHFDLRLIEPSSRASTPDLDPYSPVDKKKALRGYTFVPDIQEIRVSPIVSKKGYLHFLEPHSSGWVRRYVVVRRPYVYLYRSERDSVERAVINLSSAKVEYSEDKQTLLRTPNTFAVCTEHRGILLQAVNDKEMHDWLYAFNPLLAGTIRSKLSRRKSVQSLPAAQRI
- the kif1ab gene encoding kinesin-like protein KIF1A isoform X6, producing MAGASVKVAVRVRPFNSREIGKESKCIIQMSGNTTTILNPKQPKENKSFNFDYSYWSHTTPEDLNYASQMQVYKDIGEEMLLHAFEGYNVCIFAYGQTGAGKSYTMMGRQEKDQQGIIPLLCEDLFTKINGISNDNSMSYSVEVSYMEIYCERVRDLLNPKNKGNLRVREHPLLGPYVEDLSKLAVTSYNDIQDLMESGNKARTVAATNMNETSSRSHAVFNIIFTQKKHDMETENTSEKVSKISLVDLAGSERADSTGAKGTRLKEGANINKSLTTLGKVISALAELDSVPNKNKKKKKVESFIPYRDSVLTWLLRENLGGNSRTAMVAALSPADINYDETLSTLRYADRAKQIRCNAVINEDPNNRLVRELKDEVARLKDLLYAQGLGDIIEMTNAMTGMSPSPSLSILSSRAGSISNLHDRIFSPASEEAIERLKETEKIIAELNETWEEKLRRTEAIRMEREALLAEMGVAMREDGGTVGVFSPKKTPHLVNLNEDPLMSECLLYYIKDGITKVGRENAKTRQDIVLSGHFIKDEHCTFSSTTGPQGEGCVILEPCEGTETYVNGKRVTSPTVLRSGNRIIMGKSHVFRFNDPEQARLERERTPCAETPVEPVDWAFAQRELLEKQGIDMKQEMEQRLQELEDQYRKEREEASNLLEQQRLDYESKLEALRKQVDSRYLESPEEEEEPEEEVPWTKRETELALWAFRKWRFYQFTSLRDLLWGNAIFLKEANAISVELKKKVQFQFVLLTDTLYSPLPPDLLPPSVAKERERRPFPRTIVAVEVQDQKNGATHYWTLEKLRQRLDLMREMYDRAAELPSSAVEDCDHALTGGDPFYDRFPWFRLVGRAFVYLSNLLYPVPLVHRVAIVSEKGEVKGFLRVAVQAISADEEAPDYGSGVRQSGTAKISFEDNQFEKFQSESCPGGLSHSNTSQEELRIVEGEGQNVEIGISADEVNNNTCAATHEVPQSPVKSLALGLDLPLELSPENALSHLKIGSTFTFRVTVLQASSISAEYADIFCQFNFIHRHDEAFSTEPLKNTGRGPPLGFYHVQNITVEVTKSFLEYIKTQPIVFEVFGHYQKQPFPPLCKDLISPLRPSRRQFPRVMPLSKPVPATKLSTLNRSTAGPCHAKYDLMVFFEICELEANGDYIPAVVDHRGGMPCHGTFLLHQGIQRRIRVTIAHETGNYIEWKEVKELVIGRIRNTPEADETIIDPNILSLNILSSGYFWPKHDDKTFYRFEAAWDSSMHNSLLLNRVTPYGEKIYITLSAYLEMENCTQPTVITKDFCVVFYSRDTKLPASRSIKNFFSTGCLRPSESNRVTGVYEVTLCHIADNGSPGMQRRRRRVLDTSVAYVRGEENLAGWRPRSDSLILDHQWELEKLSLLQEVEKTRHYLLLREKLEATLQAGQDALYKSSDICDFAKSPVLSCSPSSSPAPESPNQRQRELAAKCLRLLMHTFNREYSQVSSSASESKLSEMSVALMRDSSSSGLSTLTPSSTCPSLVDGHFDLRLIEPSSRASTPDLDPYSPVDKKKALRGYTFVPDIQEIRVSPIVSKKGYLHFLEPHSSGWVRRYVVVRRPYVYLYRSERDSVERAVINLSSAKVEYSEDKQTLLRTPNTFAVCTEHRGILLQAVNDKEMHDWLYAFNPLLAGTIRSKLSRRKSVQSLPAAQRI